The following proteins are encoded in a genomic region of Nomascus leucogenys isolate Asia chromosome 17, Asia_NLE_v1, whole genome shotgun sequence:
- the ZNF574 gene encoding zinc finger protein 574 isoform X2, with product MTEESEETVLYIEHRYVCSECNQLYGSLEEVLMHQNSHVPQQHFELVGVADPGVTVATDTGLGTGLYQTLVQESQYQCLECGQLLMSPSQLLEHQELHLKMMAPQEAVPAEPPPKAPPLSSSTIHYECVDCKALFASQELWLNHRQTHLRATPTKAPAPVVLGSPVVLGPPVGQARVAVEHLYRKAEEGGEGATVPSAAATTTEVVTEVELLLYKCSECSQLFQLPADFLEHQATHFPAPVPESQEPALQQEVQASSPAEVPVSQPDPLPASDHSYELRNGEAIGRDRRGRRARRNNSGEAGGAATQELFCSACDQLFLSPHQLQQHLRSHREGVFKCPLCSRVFPSPSSLDQHLGDHSSESHFLCVDCGLAFGTEALLLAHRRAHTPNPLHSCPCGKTFVNLTKFLYHRRTHGVGGVPLPTTPVPPEEPVIGFPEPAPAETGEPEAPEPPVSEETSAGPAVPGTYRCLLCSREFGKALQLTRHQRFVHRLERRHKCSICGKMFKKKSHVRNHLRTHTGERPFPCPDCSKPFNSPANLARHRLTHTGERPYRCGDCGKAFTQSSTLRQHRLVHAQHFPYRCQECGVRFHRPYRLLMHRYHHTGEYPYKCRECPRSFLLRRLLEVHQLVVHAGRQPHRCPSCGAAFPSSLRLREHRCAAAAAQAPRRFECGTCGKKVGSAARLQAHEAAHAAAGPGEVLAKEPPAPRAPRATRAPVASPAALGGTATASPAAPARRRGLECSECKKLFSTETSLQVHRRIHTGERPYPCPDCGKAFRQSTHLKDHRRLHTGERPFACEVCGKAFAISMRLAEHRRIHTGERPYSCPDCGKSYRSFSNLWKHRKTHQQQHQAAVRQQLAEAEAAVGLAVMETAVEALPLVEAIEIYPLAEAEGVQISG from the coding sequence ATGACTGAGGAATCAGAGGAGACAGTCCTGTACATTGAGCACCGCTATGTCTGCTCTGAGTGCAACCAGCTCTATGGATCCCTGGAAGAGGTGCTCATGCACCAAAACTCCCACGTGCCCCAGCAGCACTTTGAGCTGGTGGGCGTGGCTGACCCCGGAGTCACTGTGGCCACAGACACAGGTTTAGGCACGGGCCTCTATCAGACCCTTGTGCAGGAGAGCCAGTACCAGTGTCTGGAGTGCGGTCAACTGCTGATGTCACCTAGCCAGCTCCTGGAGCACCAGGAGTTGCACCTGAAGATGATGGCACCCCAGGAGGCAGTGCCAGCTGAGCCACCACCTAAGGCACCACCCCTGAGCTCCAGCACCATCCATTATGAGTGTGTGGATTGCAAGGCTCTCTTTGCCAGCCAGGAGCTCTGGCTGAACCACCGGCAGACGCACCTCCGAGCCACACCCACCAAGGCTCCTGCCCCTGTTGTCCTGGGGTCCCCAGTTGTTCTAGGGCCTCCCGTAGGCCAGGCCCGAGTGGCTGTGGAGCACTTATACCGAAAGGCAGaagagggtggggaaggggcgACTGTCCCATCTGCCGCTGCCACCACCACTGAGGTGGTGACTGAGGTGGAGCTGCTCCTCTACAAGTGCTCTGAGTGCTCCCAGCTCTTCCAGCTGCCGGCGGATTTCCTGGAGCACCAGGCCACTCACTTCCCTGCTCCTGTCCCCGAGTCTCAGGAGCCTGCCTTACAGCAGGAGGTGCAGGCCTCATCACCTGCAGAGGTGCCTGTGTCTCAGCCTGACCCCTTGCCAGCTTCTGACCACAGTTACGAGCTGCGCAATGGTGAAGCCATTGGGCGGGATCGCCGGGGGCGCAGGGCCCGGAGGAACAACAGTGGAGAAGCAGGCGGGGCAGCCACACAGGAGCTCTTCTGCTCAGCCTGTGACCAGCTCTTTCTCTCACCCCACCAGCTACAGCAGCACCTGCGGAGTCACCGGGAGGGTGTCTTTAAGTGCCCCCTGTGCAGTCGTGTCTTCCCCAGCCCTTCCAGTCTGGACCAGCACCTTGGAGACCACAGCAGCGAGTCACACTTCCTGTGTGTAGACTGTGGCCTGGCCTTTGGCACAGAGGCCCTCCTTCTGGCCCACCGGCGAGCCCACACCCCGAATCCTCTGCATTCATGTCCGTGTGGAAAGACCTTTGTCAACCTTACCAAGTTCCTTTATCATCGGCGTACTCATGGCGTAGGGGGTGTCCCTCTGCCCACAACACCAGTCCCACCAGAGGAACCTGTCATTGGTTTCCCTGAGCCAGCCCCAGCAGAGACTGGAGAGCCAGAGGCCCCTGAGCCCCCTGTGTCTGAGGAGACCTCAGCAGGGCCCGCTGTCCCAGGCACCTACCGCTGCCTCCTGTGCAGCCGTGAATTTGGAAAGGCCTTGCAGCTGACCCGGCACCAACGTTTTGTGCACCGGCTGGAGCGGCGCCATAAATGCAGCATTTGTGGCAAGATGTTCAAGAAGAAGTCTCACGTGCGTAACCACCTGCGCACGCACACAGGGGAGCGGCCCTTCCCCTGCCCTGACTGCTCCAAGCCCTTCAACTCACCTGCCAACCTGGCCCGCCACCGGCTCACACACACAGGAGAGCGGCCCTACCGGTGTGGGGACTGTGGCAAGGCTTTCACGCAAAGCTCCACGCTGAGGCAGCATCGCTTGGTGCATGCCCAGCACTTTCCCTACCGCTGCCAGGAATGTGGGGTGCGTTTTCACCGTCCTTACCGCCTGCTCATGCACCGCTACCATCACACAGGTGAATACCCCTACAAATGTCGCGAGTGCCCCCGCTCCTTCTTGCTGCGCCGGCTGCTGGAGGTGCATCAGCTCGTGGTCCATGCCGGGCGCCAGCCCCACCGCTGCCCATCCTGTGGGGCTGCCTTCCCCTCCTCACTGCGGCTCCGGGAACACCGCTGTGCAGCCGCTGCTGCCCAGGCCCCACGGCGCTTTGAGTGTGGTACTTGTGGCAAGAAAGTGGGCTCAGCTGCTCGACTGCAGGCACACGAGGCAGCCCATGCAGCTGCTGGGCCTGGAGAGGTCCTGGCTAAGGAGCCCCCTGCCCCTCGAGCCCCACGGGCCACTCGTGCACCAGTTGCTTCTCCAGCAGCCCTTGGAGGCACTGCTACAGCATCCCCTGCGGCCCCTGCCCGCCGCCGGGGTCTAGAGTGCAGCGAGTGCAAGAAGCTGTTCAGCACAGAGACGTCACTGCAGGTGCACCGGCGCATCCACACAGGTGAGCGGCCATACCCATGTCCAGACTGTGGCAAAGCATTCCGTCAGAGTACCCACCTGAAAGACCACCGGCGCCTGCACACAGGTGAACGGCCCTTTGCCTGTGAAGTGTGTGGCAAGGCCTTTGCCATCTCCATGCGCCTGGCAGAACATCGCCGCATCCACACAGGCGAACGACCCTACTCCTGCCCTGACTGTGGCAAGAGCTACCGCTCCTTCTCCAACCTCTGGAAGCACCGCAAGACccatcagcagcagcatcagGCAGCTGTGCGGCAGCAGCTggcagaggcggaggctgccgttGGCCTGGCCGTGATGGAGACTGCTGTGGAGGCGCTGCCCCTGGTGGAAGCCATTGAGATCTACCCTCTGGCCGAGGCTGAGGGGGTCCAGATCAGTGGCTGA
- the ZNF574 gene encoding zinc finger protein 574 isoform X1, which translates to MGAQGLAAAMTEESEETVLYIEHRYVCSECNQLYGSLEEVLMHQNSHVPQQHFELVGVADPGVTVATDTGLGTGLYQTLVQESQYQCLECGQLLMSPSQLLEHQELHLKMMAPQEAVPAEPPPKAPPLSSSTIHYECVDCKALFASQELWLNHRQTHLRATPTKAPAPVVLGSPVVLGPPVGQARVAVEHLYRKAEEGGEGATVPSAAATTTEVVTEVELLLYKCSECSQLFQLPADFLEHQATHFPAPVPESQEPALQQEVQASSPAEVPVSQPDPLPASDHSYELRNGEAIGRDRRGRRARRNNSGEAGGAATQELFCSACDQLFLSPHQLQQHLRSHREGVFKCPLCSRVFPSPSSLDQHLGDHSSESHFLCVDCGLAFGTEALLLAHRRAHTPNPLHSCPCGKTFVNLTKFLYHRRTHGVGGVPLPTTPVPPEEPVIGFPEPAPAETGEPEAPEPPVSEETSAGPAVPGTYRCLLCSREFGKALQLTRHQRFVHRLERRHKCSICGKMFKKKSHVRNHLRTHTGERPFPCPDCSKPFNSPANLARHRLTHTGERPYRCGDCGKAFTQSSTLRQHRLVHAQHFPYRCQECGVRFHRPYRLLMHRYHHTGEYPYKCRECPRSFLLRRLLEVHQLVVHAGRQPHRCPSCGAAFPSSLRLREHRCAAAAAQAPRRFECGTCGKKVGSAARLQAHEAAHAAAGPGEVLAKEPPAPRAPRATRAPVASPAALGGTATASPAAPARRRGLECSECKKLFSTETSLQVHRRIHTGERPYPCPDCGKAFRQSTHLKDHRRLHTGERPFACEVCGKAFAISMRLAEHRRIHTGERPYSCPDCGKSYRSFSNLWKHRKTHQQQHQAAVRQQLAEAEAAVGLAVMETAVEALPLVEAIEIYPLAEAEGVQISG; encoded by the exons ATGGGTG cccagggccttgctgccgCCATGACTGAGGAATCAGAGGAGACAGTCCTGTACATTGAGCACCGCTATGTCTGCTCTGAGTGCAACCAGCTCTATGGATCCCTGGAAGAGGTGCTCATGCACCAAAACTCCCACGTGCCCCAGCAGCACTTTGAGCTGGTGGGCGTGGCTGACCCCGGAGTCACTGTGGCCACAGACACAGGTTTAGGCACGGGCCTCTATCAGACCCTTGTGCAGGAGAGCCAGTACCAGTGTCTGGAGTGCGGTCAACTGCTGATGTCACCTAGCCAGCTCCTGGAGCACCAGGAGTTGCACCTGAAGATGATGGCACCCCAGGAGGCAGTGCCAGCTGAGCCACCACCTAAGGCACCACCCCTGAGCTCCAGCACCATCCATTATGAGTGTGTGGATTGCAAGGCTCTCTTTGCCAGCCAGGAGCTCTGGCTGAACCACCGGCAGACGCACCTCCGAGCCACACCCACCAAGGCTCCTGCCCCTGTTGTCCTGGGGTCCCCAGTTGTTCTAGGGCCTCCCGTAGGCCAGGCCCGAGTGGCTGTGGAGCACTTATACCGAAAGGCAGaagagggtggggaaggggcgACTGTCCCATCTGCCGCTGCCACCACCACTGAGGTGGTGACTGAGGTGGAGCTGCTCCTCTACAAGTGCTCTGAGTGCTCCCAGCTCTTCCAGCTGCCGGCGGATTTCCTGGAGCACCAGGCCACTCACTTCCCTGCTCCTGTCCCCGAGTCTCAGGAGCCTGCCTTACAGCAGGAGGTGCAGGCCTCATCACCTGCAGAGGTGCCTGTGTCTCAGCCTGACCCCTTGCCAGCTTCTGACCACAGTTACGAGCTGCGCAATGGTGAAGCCATTGGGCGGGATCGCCGGGGGCGCAGGGCCCGGAGGAACAACAGTGGAGAAGCAGGCGGGGCAGCCACACAGGAGCTCTTCTGCTCAGCCTGTGACCAGCTCTTTCTCTCACCCCACCAGCTACAGCAGCACCTGCGGAGTCACCGGGAGGGTGTCTTTAAGTGCCCCCTGTGCAGTCGTGTCTTCCCCAGCCCTTCCAGTCTGGACCAGCACCTTGGAGACCACAGCAGCGAGTCACACTTCCTGTGTGTAGACTGTGGCCTGGCCTTTGGCACAGAGGCCCTCCTTCTGGCCCACCGGCGAGCCCACACCCCGAATCCTCTGCATTCATGTCCGTGTGGAAAGACCTTTGTCAACCTTACCAAGTTCCTTTATCATCGGCGTACTCATGGCGTAGGGGGTGTCCCTCTGCCCACAACACCAGTCCCACCAGAGGAACCTGTCATTGGTTTCCCTGAGCCAGCCCCAGCAGAGACTGGAGAGCCAGAGGCCCCTGAGCCCCCTGTGTCTGAGGAGACCTCAGCAGGGCCCGCTGTCCCAGGCACCTACCGCTGCCTCCTGTGCAGCCGTGAATTTGGAAAGGCCTTGCAGCTGACCCGGCACCAACGTTTTGTGCACCGGCTGGAGCGGCGCCATAAATGCAGCATTTGTGGCAAGATGTTCAAGAAGAAGTCTCACGTGCGTAACCACCTGCGCACGCACACAGGGGAGCGGCCCTTCCCCTGCCCTGACTGCTCCAAGCCCTTCAACTCACCTGCCAACCTGGCCCGCCACCGGCTCACACACACAGGAGAGCGGCCCTACCGGTGTGGGGACTGTGGCAAGGCTTTCACGCAAAGCTCCACGCTGAGGCAGCATCGCTTGGTGCATGCCCAGCACTTTCCCTACCGCTGCCAGGAATGTGGGGTGCGTTTTCACCGTCCTTACCGCCTGCTCATGCACCGCTACCATCACACAGGTGAATACCCCTACAAATGTCGCGAGTGCCCCCGCTCCTTCTTGCTGCGCCGGCTGCTGGAGGTGCATCAGCTCGTGGTCCATGCCGGGCGCCAGCCCCACCGCTGCCCATCCTGTGGGGCTGCCTTCCCCTCCTCACTGCGGCTCCGGGAACACCGCTGTGCAGCCGCTGCTGCCCAGGCCCCACGGCGCTTTGAGTGTGGTACTTGTGGCAAGAAAGTGGGCTCAGCTGCTCGACTGCAGGCACACGAGGCAGCCCATGCAGCTGCTGGGCCTGGAGAGGTCCTGGCTAAGGAGCCCCCTGCCCCTCGAGCCCCACGGGCCACTCGTGCACCAGTTGCTTCTCCAGCAGCCCTTGGAGGCACTGCTACAGCATCCCCTGCGGCCCCTGCCCGCCGCCGGGGTCTAGAGTGCAGCGAGTGCAAGAAGCTGTTCAGCACAGAGACGTCACTGCAGGTGCACCGGCGCATCCACACAGGTGAGCGGCCATACCCATGTCCAGACTGTGGCAAAGCATTCCGTCAGAGTACCCACCTGAAAGACCACCGGCGCCTGCACACAGGTGAACGGCCCTTTGCCTGTGAAGTGTGTGGCAAGGCCTTTGCCATCTCCATGCGCCTGGCAGAACATCGCCGCATCCACACAGGCGAACGACCCTACTCCTGCCCTGACTGTGGCAAGAGCTACCGCTCCTTCTCCAACCTCTGGAAGCACCGCAAGACccatcagcagcagcatcagGCAGCTGTGCGGCAGCAGCTggcagaggcggaggctgccgttGGCCTGGCCGTGATGGAGACTGCTGTGGAGGCGCTGCCCCTGGTGGAAGCCATTGAGATCTACCCTCTGGCCGAGGCTGAGGGGGTCCAGATCAGTGGCTGA